GATGTTGTCATCTCGCCAGACGCCATGGCGAACTCGCGGTGACGGCCCTTGGCATTGGCATGGCCGTTGATCTTCACGTTGTAGGGCGGGTCGAGGAACGCGCAGTCGATCGAAGCGCCTTCGCCCACCAGCTGTCGCAGGAAGGCGACATCGCGTCCGTCGCCGCAGGCTATGCGGTGTTCGCCCAGCTGCCAGATGTCGCCGGGCTGCACCCTCACGGTCACAGGAACCTCCGGAATTACCTCGTCGTCGGGATCATCCTGGCCGGCCAGTACCACGTCGATCTCACCGGGACTGAACCCGGTGAGGCCAAGGTCGATGTCGATCTCGGGAAGCGAAAGCTCGGCGAGCTCCAGCTTGAGGATCTCGACATCCCAGCCAGCGTTGAGGGCGATCTTGTTGTCGGCGAGCCGTAGCGCCTTCTTCTCCGCCTCGGAAAGTCCCACCAGCGTGATTACCGGTACTTCGGCAAGGCCTATCTCGCGTGCCGCGCGCAGACGGCCATGCCCGGCGATGATGTTGCCGGCGGGATCGGCCAGGATCGGGTTCGTAAAGCCAAAAGCCCGGATCGAAGCGACGATTTGCTCGATCTGCCGCTTGGGATGCGTGCGCGCGTTGCGCGGATCGGGGATCAGACTGGACAGGGGCCGATAGATCACTTCCAGCGGGCGGGTGGCAGTCAGAGTTGCCGGCTCGTCGGTGTCGCTCATGGCGTGAACAATACAGGAACGCAAATCAGGGACCAAGACGGCCACCAGGTTATCCCCGGGGTTGCGGAAAGGCGTCATCAACGAACGCGCTCAGATACTTTCCAGCCTTCGCGAAGAGGACTGGATTGCGGCGCGCAATCGAGCATTGCTGATCCCGCGCCCGGCCGAGCCGGGCTTGTCCCGGTAGCGGCGGCCACTCGGGCCTTCGCGCTACCGAAGGACACCGACATGCCAAATACCACCACGACCACCCGCAAGCCGCGCCGCATGGCCCGCACCCCTGAGGCCGCTGCTGCTCCTGTTTCCACGTCTGCCGCTCCCCCGCCCAAGGCAACCTCGCGCCTCCACCAGCTGCAGGCGCTGCTGACGCGCGAGAATGGCGCCTCAATTGCCGAGATGGTCGCCGCAACCGGCTGGCAGCAGCACTCGGTCCGCGGGGCGCTGGCCGGCGCGCTCAAGAAGCGAGGGCTCATCATCACCTCGGAGAAGCTTGATGGCGTCCGACGCTACTGCGCGGAGATGGCAGCATGAGCGGCGTAGCTGTCGATGCACAGGTCGAGGCCCTCGAAGCGATGGATCTCGAGGAACTGCGCGACCGGTGGCGACAGCTCTGGGGCGCGCCGCCGCCGCTGCGCTCAGCGCCGATCCTCCGGCTGCTCCTGGCATGGCGCATCCAATCTTCCGCTTTGGGGGGACTCGATGCGGAGACAAGGAGGCTCCTCTCCCGCAGCGGCCCGGTTGAGCCCGAGGGACAGCATCTGGGTAACGGCGCCGTTCTCACCCGCCACTGGCAGGGTCGCGAAGTGAGAGTTATCGTCGAGGATGAGGGCTTCCGCTGGGAGGGCCAGCTGTTCGCCAGCCTCTCGGCAGCTGCCAGCGCCATTGCCGGCTCGCGGTGGAACGGGCCACGCTTCTTCGGCTTGCGGAGGAGCTGATGGCCAGCCCCACGCTTCGCTGCGCGATCTACACCCGCAAGAGCTCGGAGGAAGGGCTCGAGCAGTCGTTCAACAGTCTGGATGCCCAGCGCGAGGCCTGTGCCGCTTACGTGCTTAGCCAGGCGAGTGAGGGTTGGACCCAACTACCCGATCACTACGACGACGGTGGCTACTCCGGCGGTAATATCGAGCGGCCCGGCTTGCAGGCGCTGCTCGCGGATATTGCCGCGGGCAAGGTTGACATCGTGGTGGTATACAAGATCGATCGTCTCACCCGTAGCCTTGCTGACTTTGCCCGCATCGTCGAGGTGTTCGAGAAGGCCGGAGTGAGCTTCGTCTCGGTCACCCAGTCGTTCAACACCACCAGTTCGATGGGTCGGCTGATGCTCAACGTGCTGTTGTCGTTCGCCCAGTTCGAGCGCGAGGTAACCGGCGAGCGCATCCGCGACAAGATCGCGGCCTCCAAGGCGAAGGGTCTGTGGATGGGCGGCAACCCGCCGCTGGGCTATGACCTGCCCAAGGCGGGATCCCGCGTGCTTGAGGTTCATGGGGAAGAAGCCGCTACGGTTCGCAGCATGTTCACCCGCTACCTCGAGTTGGGCTCGGTTCACGCCCTGCAGCGAGAGCTCGCCCGGCAGCAAATCTTCTCCCGGCTCCGGACAACTGCCAAGGGACGGGAGACCGGCGGCACCCCGTTCAGCCGCGGAGCGCTGTTCCACTTGCTGCGCAATCCGATCTACA
This is a stretch of genomic DNA from Aurantiacibacter arachoides. It encodes these proteins:
- a CDS encoding site-specific DNA-methyltransferase, with translation MSDTDEPATLTATRPLEVIYRPLSSLIPDPRNARTHPKRQIEQIVASIRAFGFTNPILADPAGNIIAGHGRLRAAREIGLAEVPVITLVGLSEAEKKALRLADNKIALNAGWDVEILKLELAELSLPEIDIDLGLTGFSPGEIDVVLAGQDDPDDEVIPEVPVTVRVQPGDIWQLGEHRIACGDGRDVAFLRQLVGEGASIDCAFLDPPYNVKINGHANAKGRHREFAMASGEMTTSQFRTFLGDTLGACAKVSRGGAVHFVCMDWRHMDDVTAAVGDVYTELLNICVWNKSNAGMGSLYRSKHEMVFVYRVGEAPHANNVELGKHGRNRTNVWDYASVNSMRGSRREDLALHPTVKPVAMVADAICDVTRQGELVLDIFLGSGTSLIAAERVGRQFRGLDIDPAYVDLAMTRWSEITGGEPVLVERDGLKVER
- a CDS encoding DUF3489 domain-containing protein; this encodes MPNTTTTTRKPRRMARTPEAAAAPVSTSAAPPPKATSRLHQLQALLTRENGASIAEMVAATGWQQHSVRGALAGALKKRGLIITSEKLDGVRRYCAEMAA
- a CDS encoding DUF2924 domain-containing protein, translating into MSGVAVDAQVEALEAMDLEELRDRWRQLWGAPPPLRSAPILRLLLAWRIQSSALGGLDAETRRLLSRSGPVEPEGQHLGNGAVLTRHWQGREVRVIVEDEGFRWEGQLFASLSAAASAIAGSRWNGPRFFGLRRS